In Spirochaetota bacterium, a single genomic region encodes these proteins:
- a CDS encoding Na(+)/H(+) antiporter subunit D: MTSSFWLHPSLILIAGALLLPLIPKKIRTAYLIIVPLLVLVRIITMQITGPGIFGTLHTFGLDLIFGRVDRLSQIFAIIMGIMALLGTVYGLHVKENGHHTASWIYVAGSLGVIFAGDFITLFIFWEMMAFSSVFLIWLRRSARSEGAGYRYLLVHVAGGLSLLAGILLRWKATGSFAFDHLSVANPDISTYLIAAGFLLNAAVPPLHAWLPDAYSEATVTGSVFLCAFTTKTAVYALIRSVSGMDILLPLGVAMALYGVVYAVLENDSRKLLAYHIISQVGYMVAAVGLGTELAINGACAHAFAHILYKGLLFMGTGAVLHMTGESRFSALGGLYKKMPLAFLFTLIGGLSISAFPLFSGFVSKSIIVAASFEDHRLWAGMLLLVASAGTFLHTGLKVPYFIWFGKDNCTSDIREKAKDAPWNMNLAMAITAALCIGIGCFPDALYRLLPFAMDFHPYTGYHIAETMQILAFTALGFFICLKILEPHATTSVDLDWFYRNGGRIFLWLAEKPAQRFDTMVNEAYRAVGFFLMSLTARTASVFDAKIIDGVVDGTAASVRSFGDVVRKLQPGQIQTGLLMLAVLLAVFLVLLAFIVIR; this comes from the coding sequence ATGACAAGTAGCTTCTGGCTTCATCCCTCGCTCATCCTGATCGCAGGGGCATTGCTTCTGCCGCTCATCCCGAAAAAAATTCGGACAGCGTATCTCATCATCGTACCGCTCCTTGTACTTGTCCGCATAATCACGATGCAGATCACCGGCCCGGGCATATTCGGCACGCTTCATACATTCGGGCTCGATCTCATCTTCGGGCGCGTCGATCGCCTGAGCCAGATCTTCGCTATTATCATGGGCATCATGGCCCTGCTCGGCACGGTGTACGGACTTCATGTGAAAGAGAACGGTCACCATACAGCTTCATGGATATACGTCGCCGGATCGCTCGGTGTGATATTCGCCGGCGATTTCATAACGCTTTTCATCTTCTGGGAGATGATGGCCTTCTCTTCGGTGTTCCTCATATGGCTCCGCCGTTCCGCCCGCTCCGAGGGCGCAGGCTATCGATATCTCCTCGTCCACGTTGCGGGCGGATTATCGCTCCTTGCCGGCATACTCCTCCGTTGGAAAGCGACGGGATCGTTCGCCTTCGATCACCTGTCAGTCGCGAATCCCGATATCTCCACCTATCTCATCGCTGCGGGATTCCTGCTCAATGCCGCCGTACCGCCGCTTCATGCGTGGCTGCCCGATGCATACTCGGAAGCGACCGTCACCGGTTCGGTATTTCTCTGCGCGTTCACGACGAAAACAGCCGTGTACGCTCTCATACGGAGCGTGTCGGGGATGGATATACTTCTTCCACTCGGTGTGGCGATGGCGCTTTACGGTGTCGTCTATGCCGTGCTTGAGAATGACAGCAGGAAACTTCTTGCATATCACATCATAAGCCAGGTGGGATACATGGTCGCAGCGGTCGGTCTCGGCACCGAGCTCGCGATCAACGGTGCATGCGCACACGCATTCGCACATATTCTTTACAAAGGACTTCTCTTCATGGGAACCGGCGCCGTGCTGCACATGACGGGAGAAAGCCGCTTCAGCGCGCTCGGCGGTCTGTATAAGAAAATGCCGCTTGCATTTTTGTTCACGCTCATCGGGGGATTATCGATCTCTGCGTTCCCGCTTTTCAGCGGCTTCGTGAGCAAATCGATAATAGTCGCCGCAAGTTTCGAGGATCATCGCCTGTGGGCGGGGATGCTCCTCCTCGTCGCTTCGGCGGGAACATTCCTTCACACCGGATTGAAAGTGCCGTACTTCATCTGGTTCGGAAAGGACAATTGCACATCCGACATCCGCGAGAAAGCGAAAGACGCACCGTGGAACATGAACCTTGCAATGGCGATAACGGCGGCACTCTGCATCGGCATCGGATGCTTCCCCGACGCGCTCTATCGTCTCCTCCCGTTCGCGATGGACTTTCATCCGTATACGGGATATCACATCGCAGAGACGATGCAGATACTCGCGTTCACTGCGCTCGGATTTTTCATCTGCCTGAAGATCCTTGAGCCGCATGCGACGACAAGCGTGGACCTCGACTGGTTCTACCGCAACGGCGGCCGCATTTTTCTCTGGCTTGCGGAAAAACCCGCTCAGCGGTTTGACACCATGGTGAATGAAGCGTATCGCGCTGTCGGTTTTTTCCTGATGTCGCTGACCGCGCGTACCGCATCCGTCTTCGATGCGAAGATAATCGACGGGGTCGTGGATGGAACAGCCGCATCAGTTCGCTCCTTCGGCGATGTTGTCCGCAAACTGCAGCCGGGGCAGATACAGACGGGGCTGCTGATGCTCGCCGTGCTCCTCGCAGTGTTTCTCGTATTGCTTGCATTCATTGTGATCCGGTGA
- the uvrB gene encoding excinuclease ABC subunit UvrB: MPFKLVSDFAPAGDQPEAIDALTAGLTANKKHQTLLGVTGSGKTFTIANVIARVNRPTLVLSHNKTLAAQLYREFKDFFPENAVEYFVSYYDYYQPEAYVPSKDLYIDKDAQINDEIDRLRLKATTALLERKDVIIVASVSCIYGLGSPEDYRELYVGVESGRDYDRDDILRQLVKIQYTRSASSLERAQFRVIGDTIEVMSAYSDDITRIEMFGPTVERITRINPVTRNRIDTLDRAVIYPAKHFVTTGEKIARGLTLIESELAARYDELKAQGKLLEAERIMQRTKYDVEMLREMGYCSGIENYSRPLSGRKAGERPACLLDYFPSDFLTVIDESHVTIPQVRGMYFGDRSRKQTLVDFGFRLPSALDNRPLFFEEFENIIHERMYVSATPSEYELKNSGTVVEQIIRPTGLIDPSIEVRPSEGQIDHLLGEIHALEAKNERMLITTLTKKMSEDLTKYLAENGVKVRYLHSDIETIERVEIIRDLRKGVFSVLVGINLLREGLDMPEVSLVAILDADKVGFLRSGTSLIQTIGRAARNVNGRVIMYADRQSDAMEMAIRETGRRREKQLAYNKANGITPKTIVKKIQDIVEREVAVERNYEVHFDFRRFASEQGLDPDRDRKRFLAALEAEMKKAADNLEFEKAIELRERIATFSGKSKRGKRIAPQRADEEEKESL, translated from the coding sequence ATGCCCTTCAAACTCGTATCCGACTTCGCCCCCGCGGGGGATCAGCCCGAAGCGATAGATGCGCTCACCGCCGGCCTTACCGCGAATAAAAAGCATCAGACGCTTCTCGGTGTCACCGGGAGCGGAAAGACATTCACCATTGCCAACGTCATCGCCCGCGTCAACAGGCCTACACTCGTGCTCTCTCACAACAAAACACTCGCCGCGCAGCTCTATCGCGAGTTCAAGGATTTCTTCCCCGAGAACGCCGTCGAATATTTCGTGTCGTATTACGATTACTATCAGCCCGAAGCGTATGTGCCGTCGAAAGACCTTTACATCGACAAGGACGCGCAGATAAACGACGAGATCGATCGCCTCAGATTGAAAGCGACGACAGCGCTCCTTGAGAGGAAGGATGTGATAATCGTTGCGAGCGTATCATGCATTTACGGTCTCGGTTCACCCGAAGACTACCGCGAGCTCTATGTCGGTGTGGAATCGGGCAGGGATTACGACCGCGACGACATTCTCCGCCAGCTCGTGAAGATACAGTATACGCGAAGCGCATCGTCGCTCGAGCGCGCGCAGTTCCGTGTCATCGGCGATACGATAGAGGTGATGAGCGCATACTCGGATGACATCACGCGCATAGAGATGTTCGGCCCGACGGTGGAGCGCATTACGCGCATCAATCCCGTTACACGCAACCGCATCGACACGCTCGATCGCGCGGTCATCTATCCGGCAAAACATTTCGTCACCACCGGCGAAAAGATCGCACGCGGCCTTACGCTCATCGAATCGGAACTCGCCGCGCGATACGACGAGCTCAAGGCGCAGGGAAAGCTCCTCGAAGCGGAACGCATCATGCAGCGCACGAAATACGATGTCGAGATGCTCCGCGAGATGGGATACTGCTCGGGCATTGAGAACTATTCGCGGCCGCTCTCGGGGCGCAAAGCGGGTGAACGCCCGGCATGTCTCCTCGATTATTTCCCGTCGGATTTCCTCACCGTCATCGACGAATCGCATGTGACGATACCGCAGGTGCGCGGCATGTATTTCGGCGACAGGAGCAGGAAGCAGACCCTCGTCGATTTCGGCTTTCGCCTCCCCTCCGCGCTTGACAACCGCCCGCTCTTTTTTGAAGAATTTGAAAACATCATCCATGAGCGCATGTACGTGAGCGCGACGCCCTCCGAGTATGAGCTGAAGAACAGCGGCACCGTCGTCGAGCAGATAATACGCCCGACAGGGCTTATCGATCCGTCGATAGAGGTCCGCCCGAGCGAGGGGCAGATCGATCATCTCCTGGGCGAGATACACGCGCTCGAAGCGAAGAACGAACGCATGCTCATAACGACGCTCACGAAAAAAATGTCCGAAGACCTCACTAAATATCTTGCCGAGAACGGCGTGAAAGTGCGCTACCTGCATTCCGACATCGAAACGATAGAGCGTGTGGAGATAATTCGCGATCTGCGCAAAGGCGTGTTCTCCGTGCTCGTGGGCATCAATCTCCTCCGCGAAGGCCTCGACATGCCCGAGGTATCCCTCGTTGCGATACTGGACGCCGACAAGGTGGGATTCCTCCGCTCAGGTACTTCGCTCATACAGACCATAGGCCGTGCGGCGCGCAATGTCAACGGCCGCGTCATCATGTACGCTGACCGACAAAGCGATGCGATGGAGATGGCCATTCGCGAAACGGGACGCCGGCGCGAGAAGCAGCTTGCCTACAACAAAGCGAACGGCATTACGCCCAAGACCATCGTTAAGAAGATACAGGATATCGTCGAGCGTGAGGTGGCCGTTGAACGCAACTACGAAGTACATTTCGATTTCCGGCGCTTCGCCTCCGAGCAGGGGCTTGACCCCGACCGCGACAGGAAGCGTTTCCTCGCCGCGCTCGAGGCGGAGATGAAGAAGGCGGCGGACAATCTTGAATTCGAGAAGGCGATAGAACTGCGCGAACGTATCGCAACGTTCTCAGGGAAGTCCAAACGCGGGAAGCGGATAGCGCCGCAGAGGGCGGATGAGGAAGAGAAGGAGTCATTATGA
- a CDS encoding NADH-quinone oxidoreductase subunit M has protein sequence MEFLKLNHLSHPLLSIIIFLPAAAALIALVLPLRAVRWWTLAITVVTAALSILLWNDFDASTALFQFGEHHAWIPAINVNYTLGIDGISLLLVLLTTFIMPLAVLASWRSITERMKEFHVSLLLMEMAMVGVFCALDAVLFYLFWEAMLIPMFLLIAVWGGPRRIYASIKFFIYTLVGSVLLLAAIIALYFMSEPHTFSLPLLMGQPFGFSFQLMVFLACAFAFAIKVPMFPFHTWLPAAHVEAPTAGSVILAGILLKMGGYGFLRFCLPMTPLAATVLMPWLILLSIISIMCGGLTAFAQSDVKKLVAYSSVGHMGFVTLGIFALSVNGLEGAILQMINHGITTGALFLAVGIVYERLHTRELSAMAGIGKFMPMFIVFLTVFGLSAMAFPGTNSFVGEFLVLTGAFAISPWVMAAAIPGALFSAAYMLRFLQKTIWGGTANPDHSTLKDISVREIITLSVPLVFVFWLGLAPKPFLNAMHVSVAHLVGQVQTASAAAGVKALLPW, from the coding sequence GTGGAATTCCTGAAATTGAACCATCTCTCCCATCCTCTCCTGAGCATCATCATCTTTCTGCCGGCGGCGGCGGCTCTCATCGCGCTCGTGCTCCCTCTACGCGCAGTGCGCTGGTGGACGCTCGCGATAACGGTCGTTACTGCGGCGCTTTCGATCCTGCTCTGGAATGACTTCGACGCATCGACCGCCCTCTTTCAATTCGGCGAGCATCATGCATGGATACCGGCGATCAATGTCAATTATACGCTCGGCATAGACGGCATAAGTCTGCTCCTCGTACTCCTCACAACGTTCATCATGCCGCTTGCCGTGCTCGCCTCATGGCGTTCGATAACCGAACGCATGAAGGAATTCCATGTGAGCCTCCTTCTCATGGAAATGGCTATGGTAGGCGTTTTCTGTGCGCTCGATGCGGTGCTCTTCTACCTCTTCTGGGAAGCGATGCTCATTCCGATGTTCCTTCTCATCGCGGTGTGGGGCGGTCCGCGGAGGATATATGCGTCGATAAAGTTCTTCATATACACGCTCGTCGGTTCTGTTCTGCTCCTCGCGGCCATCATCGCGCTTTATTTCATGAGCGAACCGCATACGTTCTCCCTACCGTTGCTCATGGGTCAGCCGTTCGGCTTCAGTTTCCAGCTGATGGTCTTCCTCGCCTGCGCGTTCGCCTTCGCGATCAAGGTGCCGATGTTCCCGTTCCATACATGGCTCCCTGCCGCACACGTGGAAGCACCCACGGCGGGCAGCGTGATATTGGCAGGTATTCTCCTCAAGATGGGCGGTTACGGCTTTCTGCGATTCTGTCTGCCGATGACGCCGCTCGCGGCAACAGTGCTCATGCCGTGGCTCATTCTCCTTTCGATAATATCGATCATGTGCGGCGGGCTTACCGCATTCGCACAATCAGATGTGAAAAAGCTTGTCGCCTATTCGAGCGTCGGCCACATGGGATTCGTAACGCTCGGTATATTCGCTCTTTCCGTCAACGGGCTCGAAGGCGCGATACTTCAAATGATAAACCACGGTATTACCACCGGTGCTCTTTTTCTCGCAGTGGGCATCGTCTATGAGCGTCTCCACACACGCGAACTTTCCGCCATGGCCGGCATCGGAAAATTCATGCCGATGTTCATCGTCTTTCTCACCGTTTTCGGCTTAAGCGCAATGGCGTTTCCCGGGACGAACAGTTTTGTCGGCGAGTTCCTTGTGCTTACCGGTGCGTTCGCCATTTCGCCGTGGGTGATGGCAGCGGCGATTCCAGGTGCGCTTTTTTCCGCGGCGTACATGCTCCGCTTCCTGCAGAAGACGATATGGGGCGGTACAGCCAATCCGGATCATTCGACGCTGAAAGATATTTCCGTACGAGAGATCATCACGCTTAGTGTACCGCTTGTGTTCGTGTTCTGGCTGGGACTTGCGCCCAAGCCGTTCCTCAATGCGATGCATGTAAGCGTTGCGCATCTCGTTGGTCAGGTGCAGACAGCATCAGCTGCCGCGGGCGTAAAGGCGTTACTGCCTTGGTAA
- a CDS encoding monovalent cation/H+ antiporter subunit D family protein has product MVLPPTEIRIAIAVLSPLAGALGVLIARKHPNVRETISCIAATATFLAVLSLIPAALGGTMTVVPVFSILPGMSVTLRADALSMMFALVASFLWILAVFYSTGYMRGLKEHAQTRFHASFALAIFGAMGVAFSNNLFTLFLFYEIVSITTYPLVAHHQDTEGYEGGKKYIAYLTAAAKFFLLPALVGVFMLAGSLDFATNIHTGILPKGSHRILVTVLYIFCILGFAKNGLMPLHGWLPGAMVAPTPVSALLHAVAVVKVGVFATVRVMLYVFGTDTMQAFNLGIPTAYCVSITILAASVIALSKDDLKARLAYSTVSQLAYVILGAALLTTAGISGGILQIASHAFAKITLFFCAGAIFVATHRRKISELNGLGRVMPFTFAAFAIASLSMIGVPPAGGFAVKWQLLIGTMAAGQPILLAVLLVSTLLNAAYFVPIVVRAFFGKPAEAPNGLREADLRMVIPLSITALLSLALGLYPDIFTPFLKAVLQ; this is encoded by the coding sequence ATGGTACTACCGCCTACTGAAATACGAATCGCCATCGCTGTACTGTCACCGTTGGCCGGAGCGCTCGGCGTACTGATCGCGCGAAAGCATCCGAACGTGCGCGAGACCATCTCTTGCATCGCAGCGACAGCAACATTCCTTGCCGTGCTCTCGCTTATACCTGCTGCTCTCGGCGGCACAATGACCGTCGTTCCTGTTTTCTCTATACTCCCCGGCATGAGCGTAACGCTCCGCGCGGACGCGCTTTCGATGATGTTCGCGCTCGTCGCATCATTCCTCTGGATACTCGCCGTGTTCTATTCGACCGGCTACATGCGCGGCCTGAAAGAGCATGCACAGACGCGTTTTCATGCGAGCTTCGCGCTTGCGATATTCGGCGCCATGGGCGTCGCCTTCTCCAATAATCTGTTCACGCTTTTCCTCTTCTATGAGATCGTGAGCATTACGACGTATCCGCTCGTCGCACATCACCAGGATACGGAGGGATATGAGGGCGGTAAAAAATACATCGCTTATTTGACCGCTGCCGCAAAATTCTTCCTGCTTCCCGCCCTGGTCGGCGTATTCATGCTCGCCGGTTCTCTCGACTTCGCCACGAACATACACACGGGCATCCTGCCGAAAGGTTCGCATCGCATTCTCGTTACGGTGCTCTACATTTTCTGTATACTCGGCTTCGCGAAGAACGGCCTTATGCCGCTTCACGGCTGGCTGCCCGGCGCCATGGTAGCCCCCACACCGGTGAGCGCGCTGCTCCATGCCGTCGCCGTCGTCAAAGTGGGCGTGTTCGCAACCGTCCGCGTCATGCTCTATGTCTTCGGCACCGATACGATGCAGGCGTTCAACTTGGGGATCCCCACCGCATATTGTGTCTCTATCACGATACTCGCCGCATCGGTGATCGCGCTCTCCAAGGACGATCTCAAAGCGCGGCTTGCCTATTCCACCGTGAGCCAGCTCGCGTATGTGATACTCGGCGCGGCGCTTCTCACCACTGCCGGGATATCCGGCGGCATACTGCAGATTGCGAGCCATGCTTTCGCGAAAATAACGCTTTTCTTCTGCGCGGGCGCGATATTCGTTGCGACCCATCGAAGGAAGATATCCGAACTGAACGGGCTTGGACGCGTGATGCCGTTCACGTTCGCGGCGTTCGCCATCGCATCGCTTTCGATGATAGGCGTTCCACCGGCCGGCGGTTTCGCCGTAAAATGGCAGCTTCTCATCGGCACTATGGCGGCGGGTCAGCCGATACTGCTTGCCGTTCTTCTTGTCAGCACATTGCTCAACGCCGCGTACTTTGTTCCGATCGTCGTGCGCGCATTTTTCGGAAAACCGGCCGAAGCACCGAACGGACTGCGTGAGGCGGACCTTCGCATGGTGATACCACTTTCCATCACGGCACTGCTCTCTCTCGCACTCGGTCTCTATCCGGATATTTTCACTCCGTTCCTCAAGGCGGTACTGCAATGA
- a CDS encoding metallophosphoesterase — MKDGENIEVLQELFQASPKLDLERIGPVVVMSDLHLGNGKRSDDFRSNSEIVLCSLQFYLKHGYTLVLNGDIEDLYRFEERDILRTWTEFYRLLDSFHAAGKLYKLFGNHDMELKYAGKSAFPLGESLRLSHTQGEIFILHGHQMTKYHRTYNPIAAFFLRYVATPLGIKSISVAENNPKRFQVEKHVYAFAQQERILTIIGHTHRPLFESMSKIDSLRFEIEMLCREYPKMPEEKRKRVAARITAIKQDMIDAMARRKQRGESIVSLYHENMLVPCLFNPGTPIGKRGSTCLELDAERIRLVSWHRGEPLERRFRPRRKKRKAGIEFMSCARQVLKEEALSYIFSRITLLGG; from the coding sequence ATGAAAGACGGTGAAAACATAGAGGTCTTGCAGGAACTTTTCCAGGCATCCCCGAAGCTCGATCTTGAACGCATCGGCCCCGTGGTCGTCATGTCCGATCTCCATCTGGGCAATGGAAAGCGCTCGGACGATTTTCGGTCGAATTCCGAGATCGTATTGTGCTCATTGCAGTTTTATCTGAAACATGGGTACACCCTTGTCCTCAACGGCGATATCGAGGATCTCTACCGATTCGAGGAACGCGATATTCTCCGGACATGGACCGAATTCTATCGGCTGCTTGATTCATTCCACGCGGCCGGAAAACTGTACAAACTTTTCGGCAATCACGATATGGAGCTCAAATACGCAGGGAAATCCGCGTTTCCTCTCGGCGAGAGCCTTCGTTTGAGCCATACCCAGGGGGAGATATTCATATTGCACGGGCATCAGATGACCAAGTACCACCGGACCTATAATCCGATAGCGGCTTTTTTTCTGCGGTATGTGGCGACGCCGCTCGGCATTAAAAGCATCTCGGTCGCAGAGAACAATCCGAAGCGTTTTCAGGTCGAGAAGCACGTGTACGCGTTCGCCCAGCAGGAGCGCATCCTCACTATCATCGGGCATACCCATCGCCCCCTGTTCGAATCGATGTCGAAGATCGATTCGCTGCGCTTTGAGATAGAGATGCTCTGCCGGGAATATCCGAAAATGCCCGAGGAGAAACGGAAAAGGGTCGCCGCTCGAATCACCGCTATCAAACAGGATATGATCGATGCCATGGCGAGACGAAAACAGCGCGGGGAATCGATCGTGAGCCTCTACCATGAGAACATGCTGGTGCCCTGCCTTTTCAATCCGGGTACACCCATCGGCAAACGGGGCAGCACGTGCCTTGAACTCGATGCCGAACGGATTCGCCTCGTCTCCTGGCATCGAGGGGAACCTCTTGAACGGCGGTTTCGCCCCCGCAGGAAAAAAAGGAAGGCCGGCATTGAATTCATGTCCTGTGCCCGGCAGGTGTTGAAAGAAGAAGCGTTGTCCTATATTTTTTCCCGGATAACCCTTCTCGGCGGATAA
- a CDS encoding DUF4412 domain-containing protein, with protein MIVRTVALAVLCAAVSFAGVTWKGTMTSKNDGKETVTVMNGYAQKGNVREEFAEVRGAAAMEKGDYIIYRSDKNTMYIVDTKEKSYMEMPLDAMGQMMGGMMEMKVSNPKVSSKAEGGEKVSGYNCKKIVITSSYDMEMKVMFMTTKSHVEQTQEIWATKDVSVGEFGDAYRGKAAKTGMKDLDKLVAREMAALGNAFPVKTIMTQKSTSDGKTTVNTSVMTIESITTKALGNDLFTVPADYKKTSLADTKAPASTGTSTGAGTTKSKAKAGDDEDDAKKAEKAAKEMMKNLFK; from the coding sequence ATGATAGTACGGACAGTCGCACTCGCCGTTCTCTGCGCGGCGGTTTCATTCGCCGGGGTCACCTGGAAAGGCACGATGACATCGAAGAACGACGGCAAAGAGACCGTCACCGTCATGAACGGGTATGCCCAGAAAGGCAATGTCCGCGAGGAGTTCGCGGAAGTGCGCGGGGCGGCCGCGATGGAGAAGGGCGATTACATCATCTATCGCTCGGACAAGAACACCATGTATATCGTAGACACGAAGGAAAAAAGCTATATGGAAATGCCGCTCGACGCCATGGGGCAGATGATGGGCGGCATGATGGAAATGAAAGTATCGAACCCGAAAGTGAGCTCGAAAGCGGAGGGCGGCGAAAAGGTCTCCGGGTATAATTGCAAAAAGATCGTGATAACGAGCTCATACGACATGGAAATGAAAGTAATGTTCATGACCACCAAATCGCATGTCGAACAGACGCAGGAGATATGGGCGACGAAGGACGTATCGGTCGGTGAATTCGGCGATGCCTATCGCGGCAAGGCGGCGAAGACCGGGATGAAGGACCTTGACAAGCTCGTCGCCAGGGAAATGGCGGCGCTCGGGAACGCCTTCCCCGTCAAAACGATAATGACGCAGAAGAGCACATCCGACGGAAAGACCACGGTCAACACATCGGTCATGACGATAGAATCGATAACGACAAAAGCGCTCGGGAACGATCTCTTCACCGTCCCCGCGGATTACAAGAAAACATCGCTCGCTGATACGAAGGCACCGGCATCGACCGGAACGTCCACCGGCGCAGGCACGACGAAGTCGAAAGCCAAAGCCGGCGACGATGAGGACGATGCGAAGAAGGCGGAGAAAGCCGCGAAAGAGATGATGAAGAACCTATTTAAATAG
- the nuoK gene encoding NADH-quinone oxidoreductase subunit NuoK, which translates to MTFTTLTSELSVYLIIGAVLFVTGLFGLLRRRNFIGMLIASELILAGASLNFMAFSRFGAADAIAGQVFTLFIMGIAAAEAAIGLSIVVGVYRHFRSIAGEDTQDMKG; encoded by the coding sequence ATGACATTCACGACCCTTACCAGCGAACTGAGCGTGTACCTTATCATCGGCGCGGTGCTGTTCGTCACAGGATTGTTCGGTCTGCTTCGCCGGAGGAACTTCATCGGCATGCTCATCGCAAGCGAACTGATACTCGCCGGCGCATCGCTTAACTTCATGGCGTTCAGCCGATTCGGGGCCGCGGACGCGATAGCCGGGCAGGTATTCACGCTCTTTATCATGGGCATAGCCGCTGCGGAAGCCGCAATAGGATTAAGCATCGTCGTCGGCGTATATCGTCATTTCCGATCCATCGCCGGTGAGGACACGCAGGACATGAAAGGCTGA
- a CDS encoding NADH-quinone oxidoreductase subunit N, with the protein MNLSAYTPLAPEAILAVGALALFIATLGKRQDAVARNTTRVVLILGAVASAITLRAHGSFFYDAYHVDIFSQLMKFIILSAAAAVLYLGRSLRGIDDNVRPEWYFLYTVSTIGLLFLVSSVEFITLFVALELASCTMYLLVPLRSEAGDIRSHMEAAVKYVMFGIASTGIMLFGVSYLFGLTGSTSLYAILAHLKEAGPEPIVIAAVGLVLSGLLFKLAAVPFHFWIADVYQGASNETAAFIAAVPKLGALAVLLRVSAFAVSGGGLMVTIIAIIAAASMLVGNLSAIMQKDIKRLIGFSGVAHAGYLLVGVATMGQDGFSFAIFYLAGYAVMTIAVFLVIDKVSVSGENVSIDDIAGLAKRSPLLAALLAAGLFGLAGIPPFVGFMGKFLVLTAAFQKGLLWLVILTVLNTAIGIYYYLNIVRIAYASEGDVKPKLKTGPISWGLGLILFAAILAFGVYPQPILAVAAEAARLLF; encoded by the coding sequence ATGAATTTGTCGGCATACACGCCTCTCGCACCCGAAGCGATACTGGCCGTCGGTGCGCTCGCACTCTTTATCGCAACGCTCGGCAAACGGCAGGATGCCGTCGCCCGCAACACAACGCGGGTGGTACTCATCCTCGGTGCAGTCGCCTCTGCGATCACACTTCGTGCGCATGGATCGTTCTTTTACGATGCCTATCATGTCGATATTTTTTCGCAGCTCATGAAGTTCATCATACTCTCCGCTGCCGCTGCCGTGCTCTATCTCGGACGCAGTCTCCGCGGCATCGATGATAATGTCCGCCCGGAATGGTATTTCCTTTACACCGTATCGACGATCGGACTTCTCTTCCTTGTGAGCAGCGTCGAGTTCATTACGCTTTTCGTCGCACTCGAACTCGCTTCCTGCACGATGTATCTTCTCGTGCCGCTCCGCAGCGAAGCAGGCGATATACGCAGTCATATGGAAGCCGCCGTCAAATATGTGATGTTCGGCATCGCATCGACGGGTATCATGCTCTTCGGCGTGAGCTATCTCTTCGGGCTTACCGGCTCGACGTCACTGTATGCGATACTGGCACATCTTAAGGAAGCGGGACCGGAACCCATCGTCATTGCTGCCGTCGGACTCGTACTCTCGGGGCTGCTCTTCAAACTGGCGGCGGTGCCCTTTCACTTCTGGATAGCCGATGTATATCAAGGCGCATCCAATGAAACAGCGGCATTCATCGCCGCAGTGCCCAAGCTCGGCGCGCTCGCGGTACTCCTCCGTGTAAGCGCCTTCGCCGTCTCCGGCGGCGGTCTCATGGTGACGATTATCGCGATCATCGCGGCGGCATCCATGCTCGTGGGAAATCTCTCCGCGATAATGCAGAAAGATATAAAACGACTCATCGGGTTTTCCGGTGTTGCGCATGCGGGGTATCTTCTCGTCGGCGTGGCGACCATGGGCCAGGACGGGTTTTCCTTCGCCATATTCTATCTTGCCGGCTATGCCGTCATGACCATCGCGGTGTTCCTTGTCATTGATAAAGTGTCCGTATCCGGCGAGAATGTTTCGATAGACGATATCGCCGGTCTTGCAAAACGCTCCCCGCTCCTTGCGGCGCTCCTCGCAGCGGGGCTGTTCGGTCTTGCCGGCATACCGCCGTTCGTCGGCTTCATGGGGAAATTCCTCGTGCTCACAGCGGCATTCCAGAAAGGACTTCTCTGGCTCGTAATACTTACCGTGCTCAACACCGCCATCGGTATTTACTATTATCTGAACATAGTCCGCATCGCCTATGCGTCCGAGGGGGATGTCAAGCCGAAACTGAAGACCGGACCGATATCGTGGGGACTCGGCTTGATCCTTTTCGCCGCTATTCTCGCATTCGGGGTGTATCCGCAGCCGATACTCGCGGTGGCCGCCGAAGCGGCGAGACTCCTGTTCTGA